One region of Salvia miltiorrhiza cultivar Shanhuang (shh) chromosome 3, IMPLAD_Smil_shh, whole genome shotgun sequence genomic DNA includes:
- the LOC131018107 gene encoding putative late blight resistance protein homolog R1A-10 — protein sequence MIDQILKHGDDRIITHSVKQEILSIRVQAVVLQLNLKHYPDKETIKEAAVSTHEIIGYLLCDENLSDGKTIDPTVRLANRLRELVERLESTVGDVVDFVKGGKDSVSSITDSPPDVCSSSRSAIASSKDDDEVVGFRQDLAAISIQLCNKSSRLMVFPIVGTGGIGKTTLAKLVYNDSLIRKNFSTCAWVTISQDHSVERIVLNLLASIKEISNAESDIPMETLICEYLKGRTYLIVMDDMWSKKAWDDVKSLFPDACNGSRIIVTTKVQDVAAYKVFGDKDIPIELEDIGKKIVQNCGGLPLSIVMVAGLLSKIPIQTRSSWKQIAANGGQLETIIGSSYTHLPNHLKLCLLYMAGFPEDQEIRVTELVNLWISEGFVTLSNGSKSLEEGAEDCLEDLVERSLVLVTNRKSDGKIKSDTEESTEEAIHVVIELKKLYDKLLGKWKKQGQELESSKDENTKLKASLAKLEALVTQKEVKLDHITNQLDEAQATIKK from the exons ATCAAATCCTAAAGCATGGCGATGATCGCATCATCACTCACTCTGTAAAACAAGAAATTTTATCCATCCGCGTCCAAGCTGTTGTCTTGCAGTTGAATCTCAAACATTATCCAGACAAAGAAACAATCAAAGAGGCAGCAGTTTCAACCCATGAGATTATTGGATATCTCTTATGTGATGAAAACCTTTCAGATGGTAAGACGATAGATCCGACAGTCCGACTTGCAAACCGGCTGAGGGAACTAGTAGAGAGACTGGAGTCAACTGTTGGAGATGTGGTGGACTTCGTTAAGGGTGGTAAGGACTCAGTCAGCAGCATAACTGATTCTCCCCCCGATGTTTGTTCATCATCAAGATCAGCAATCGCAAGCAGCAAAGATGATGATGAGGTGGTTGGTTTTCGACAAGATCTGGCAGCTATCAGTATTCAGCTTTGCAATAAATCATCCAGACTAATGGTCTTCCCAATTGTTGGAACCGGAGGCATTGGTAAGACCACACTTGCTAAACTTGTTTATAATGATTCATTGATTAGGAAAAACTTTAGTACTTGTGCTTGGGTTACAATATCACAAGATCATAGTGTAGAACGCATTGTTCTAAATCTTCTAGCTTCCATAAAAGAAATTTCAAATGCTGAGAGCGACATCCCTATGGAAACCTTAATCTGCGAGTACCTAAAAGGTCGAACGTATCTTATTGTAATGGACGACATGTGGAGTAAGAAAGCTTGGGATGATGTAAAGAGTTTGTTTCCTGATGCTTGTAATGGCAGTAGGATCATAGTAACCACAAAGGTGCAGGATGTGGCTGCTTAT AAGGTGTTCGGAGATAAAGACATTCCTATTGAATTGGAAGATATTGGGAAGAAAATTGTTCAAAATTGCGGGGGACTCCCCCTTTCAATCGTGATGGTGGCAGGACTTTTATCTAAGATTCCGATTCAAACTCGATCCTCATGGAAGCAAATTGCTGCAAACGGCGGGCAGCTTGAAACAATAATTGGTTCGAGTTATACCCATTTACCTAATCACTTGAAGCTGTGTCTTTTATATATGGCTGGATTTCCAGAGGATCAGGAGATTCGTGTTACAGAACTTGTTAATCTTTGGATATCTGAAGGTTTTGTAACACTTTCAAATGGATCTAAAAGCTTGGAAGAGGGCGCAGAAGATTGTTTGGAGGATCTTGTCGAGAGAAGTCTAGTTTTGGTCACCAACAGGAAGTCTGATGGGAAAATAAAGA GTGACACTGAAGAAAGCACCGAAGAGGCCATACATGTCGTCATAGAGCTCAAAAAGCTTTATGATAAGCTCCTTGGAAAATGGAAGAAGCAAGGGCAGGAGCTTGAAAGTTCAAAGGACGAGAACACCAAGCTAAAAGCATCATTGGCGAAGCTTGAAGCATTAGTTACTCAAAAGGAAGTCAAGCTCGATCACATCACAAACCAGCTTGACGAAGCTCAAGCTACCATCAAGAAATGA